Proteins from a single region of Hymenobacter aquaticus:
- a CDS encoding DUF1003 domain-containing protein, which produces MTPAQPPTLPRTFVSACSGREFPLTEQVSGQLLQPALLALIRQTHPNFTADDVLAQSELNGYRRQYMQQYLLREVGELSALEQTVLDHLQADSTLSDKLEDDVPPLTLGQRLADQIAAFGGSWRFILLFFGTMLAWIGLNTWGLGRAGFDPYPFILLNLVLSCVAALQAPVIMMSQNRQEDKDRQRARKDYMINLKSELEIRMLHEKLDHLILHQQQDLLELQRIQVDMMNDILARIAQAADADAS; this is translated from the coding sequence ATGACGCCCGCCCAACCGCCCACGCTGCCCCGCACCTTTGTCAGCGCTTGCTCGGGCCGCGAGTTTCCGCTCACGGAGCAGGTAAGCGGCCAGCTGCTGCAACCGGCCCTGCTGGCCCTGATCCGGCAGACCCACCCCAACTTTACGGCCGACGACGTGCTGGCCCAAAGCGAGCTGAACGGCTACCGCCGCCAGTACATGCAGCAATACCTGCTGCGCGAAGTCGGCGAGCTGTCGGCCCTGGAGCAAACCGTGCTCGACCACCTGCAGGCCGACAGCACCCTGAGCGACAAGCTGGAAGACGACGTGCCCCCGCTCACGCTGGGCCAGCGCCTGGCCGACCAGATTGCCGCTTTCGGGGGCAGCTGGCGGTTTATCCTGCTGTTTTTCGGCACCATGCTGGCCTGGATCGGGCTGAATACCTGGGGGCTGGGCCGCGCCGGCTTCGACCCCTACCCCTTCATTCTGCTGAACCTGGTGCTGTCGTGCGTGGCGGCGTTGCAGGCCCCCGTGATTATGATGAGCCAGAACCGGCAGGAAGACAAGGACCGGCAGCGGGCCCGCAAAGACTACATGATTAATCTGAAGTCGGAGCTGGAAATCCGGATGCTGCACGAGAAGCTCGACCACCTGATTCTGCACCAGCAGCAGGATCTGCTGGAGCTGCAACGCATTCAGGTCGACATGATGAACGACATTCTGGCCCGCATTGCCCAAGCAGCCGACGCCGACGCCTCGTAG
- a CDS encoding MBL fold metallo-hydrolase RNA specificity domain-containing protein → MNPTPAFSALPQFPAFLTASAPAQAPGSHSAAADGPRAADFPARPALNVSLTFLGAAHCVTGSKYLLTLQHRLGQQRLLIDCGLFQGLKELRLRNREPLPLEPADLDAVVLTHAHIDHSGYLPRLVKDGFQGPIYCTEATADLLRILLLDSARLQEEEAGFANERGYSRHHPAEPLYTTADAERVLLHLEPVAYNQPVSINAEVQVVFRDAGHILGSAIVEMTVQGARQHKKLVFSGDLGRYDNPVLFDPTPIRDADVLLVESTYGDRNTRPQDPEAELAALVNEALGRGGVLLLAAFAVGRTQTLLYYLRKLRREGRVPRVPIYVDSPMGIRVTQLFGHHPTAHRLGTGSPFAFEGLQFVSDQQQSKALNRLAGPAIIISASGMCTGGRILHHLYHRLPRPQDTVVLVGYQAEGTRGRSLQNGEQQLKMFGEWVPVRCHVAELDGFSAHADRTELLRWLQNFEQAPKVTFVVHGEPAAATSLALALRQDRGWPNVVVPEYQDSAVLFTGL, encoded by the coding sequence ATGAACCCAACCCCAGCCTTTTCCGCCCTGCCGCAGTTTCCCGCTTTCCTAACGGCCTCCGCCCCGGCTCAGGCCCCAGGCAGCCACTCGGCGGCGGCCGACGGGCCGCGCGCGGCCGACTTCCCGGCCCGGCCCGCGCTGAACGTCAGCCTGACGTTTCTGGGGGCGGCCCACTGCGTGACGGGCTCCAAGTACCTGCTTACCCTGCAACACCGCCTGGGCCAGCAGCGGCTGCTGATTGACTGCGGACTGTTTCAGGGCCTGAAGGAGCTGCGCCTGCGCAACCGGGAGCCCCTGCCGCTGGAACCCGCCGACCTGGACGCCGTGGTGCTCACCCACGCCCACATCGACCACAGCGGCTACCTGCCCCGGCTGGTGAAGGACGGCTTCCAAGGGCCCATCTACTGCACCGAGGCCACCGCCGACCTGCTGCGCATCCTGCTGCTCGACTCGGCCCGGCTACAGGAGGAGGAAGCGGGCTTTGCCAACGAGCGGGGCTACTCCAGGCACCATCCCGCCGAGCCGCTCTACACCACCGCCGACGCCGAGCGGGTGCTGCTTCACCTCGAGCCGGTGGCGTATAATCAGCCGGTCAGCATCAACGCGGAGGTGCAGGTCGTGTTTCGCGACGCGGGGCACATTCTGGGCTCGGCCATCGTGGAAATGACGGTGCAGGGCGCCCGGCAGCACAAAAAGCTGGTTTTTTCCGGCGACCTGGGCCGCTACGACAACCCGGTGCTGTTCGACCCCACCCCCATCCGGGACGCCGACGTGCTGCTGGTCGAATCGACCTACGGCGACCGGAACACCCGGCCCCAGGACCCGGAAGCCGAGCTGGCCGCGTTGGTCAATGAGGCCCTGGGCCGGGGCGGCGTGCTGCTGCTGGCCGCCTTTGCCGTGGGCCGCACCCAGACCCTGCTGTATTACCTGCGCAAGCTGCGCCGGGAAGGCCGCGTGCCCCGGGTGCCCATCTACGTCGACAGCCCGATGGGCATTCGGGTGACCCAGCTGTTTGGGCACCACCCCACGGCCCACCGCCTGGGCACGGGCAGCCCCTTTGCCTTCGAGGGGCTGCAGTTCGTCAGCGACCAGCAGCAGTCCAAGGCCCTGAACCGGCTGGCCGGGCCGGCTATTATCATCTCGGCCAGCGGCATGTGCACCGGAGGGCGCATTTTGCACCACCTCTACCACCGCCTGCCCCGCCCCCAGGATACGGTGGTGCTGGTGGGCTACCAGGCCGAGGGCACCCGGGGCCGCAGCCTGCAGAACGGGGAGCAGCAGCTCAAGATGTTCGGGGAATGGGTGCCGGTGCGCTGCCACGTAGCCGAGCTCGACGGCTTCTCGGCCCACGCCGACCGCACCGAGCTGCTGCGCTGGCTGCAGAATTTTGAGCAGGCGCCCAAAGTCACCTTCGTGGTGCACGGCGAGCCGGCGGCGGCGACCAGCCTGGCCCTGGCCCTGCGCCAGGACCGGGGCTGGCCCAACGTCGTCGTGCCCGAGTACCAGGATTCCGCCGTGCTTTTTACCGGCCTGTAA